The Halarchaeum grantii genome includes a window with the following:
- the idsA3 gene encoding geranylfarnesyl diphosphate synthase produces the protein MSQNTREDTVLSAIEDRRELVNDAIDEELPMDEPERLYEASRYLLEAGGKRLRPTVSLLVAEALADVEPRSEDYQAFPALDHGVVDVMAAAVSIEVIQSFTLIHDDIMDDDDLRRGVPAVHREYDTETAILAGDTLYSKAFEIMLRTDAAPESSLDAIELLAQTCTRICEGQALDVDFETRADVDVDAYLDMVERKTAVLYGAAASVPAIVMGADDDVVDALYQYGVNVGRAFQIQDDVLDLTVPSEQLGKQRGSDLVEGKQTVITVHARDNGVDVDSLVDATDPENVTDDEIDAAVATLEEAGSIDYARDLAEELVAEGKAELEVLPDNEARYLLEEIAHYLIERGY, from the coding sequence ATGAGCCAGAACACGCGCGAAGACACGGTACTGTCCGCCATCGAGGACCGACGCGAACTCGTCAACGACGCCATCGACGAGGAGCTCCCGATGGACGAACCCGAGCGACTCTACGAGGCCTCCCGCTACCTCCTCGAGGCCGGCGGGAAGCGCCTCCGACCCACGGTCTCGCTCCTCGTCGCCGAGGCGCTCGCGGACGTCGAGCCGCGCAGCGAGGACTATCAGGCGTTCCCCGCGCTCGACCACGGGGTCGTCGACGTGATGGCGGCCGCCGTCTCCATCGAGGTCATCCAGTCGTTCACCCTCATCCACGACGACATCATGGACGACGACGACCTCCGTCGCGGCGTGCCCGCCGTCCACCGCGAGTACGACACCGAGACCGCCATCCTCGCCGGGGACACCCTCTACTCCAAGGCGTTCGAGATCATGCTCCGCACGGACGCCGCGCCGGAGTCGAGCCTCGACGCCATCGAACTCCTCGCGCAGACCTGCACGCGCATCTGCGAGGGCCAAGCGCTCGACGTGGACTTCGAGACGCGGGCGGACGTCGACGTCGACGCGTACCTCGACATGGTCGAGCGCAAGACCGCGGTCCTCTACGGCGCCGCCGCGAGCGTGCCCGCCATCGTCATGGGCGCGGACGACGACGTCGTCGACGCCCTCTACCAGTACGGCGTCAACGTCGGGCGGGCCTTCCAGATACAGGACGACGTCCTCGACCTGACCGTCCCCTCCGAGCAGCTCGGCAAGCAACGCGGGAGCGACCTCGTCGAGGGCAAGCAGACCGTCATCACCGTCCACGCCCGCGATAACGGCGTCGACGTGGACTCGCTCGTGGACGCGACTGACCCCGAGAACGTCACCGACGACGAGATCGACGCCGCCGTCGCGACGCTCGAGGAGGCCGGGAGCATCGACTACGCCCGCGACCTCGCCGAGGAGCTCGTCGCGGAGGGGAAGGCCGAACTCGAAGTCCTCCCGGACAACGAGGCGCGCTACCTGCTCGAGGAGATCGCCCACTACCTCATCGAGCGCGGCTACTGA
- a CDS encoding succinylglutamate desuccinylase/aspartoacylase family protein, giving the protein MTSLGTASAAPGEMDTGRLTVGETRDGTTVGLPVAVINGVDDGETLYIQAASDGDELNGVGVVARVVPQLDPAELSGTVLVVGIANYFGFQVAEHRNPIDDTKLNRAYPGDARGSSSERIAHATFEAATRADYVLDLHQGSTSRMINEVRVRCGRHHRLHRKCLELAKVFDCGYILDQKGPEGQLARAAPDEGVPTIDPELGGAVGWDEESIEYGVRGVFNVLTHYGFLDGETEARPQTRAHAFDRYGAPSGGVVDYRVDLGEEVARGDTLFRVTDVFGQVKAEVSADNDGVFWRSRRLPQVASGEYVCSVGTTIDQY; this is encoded by the coding sequence ATGACGAGCCTCGGTACGGCGAGCGCGGCCCCGGGCGAGATGGACACGGGCCGGCTGACGGTCGGCGAGACGCGTGACGGCACGACAGTCGGGCTTCCGGTCGCCGTCATCAACGGCGTCGACGACGGCGAGACCCTCTATATTCAGGCGGCGAGCGACGGCGACGAGCTGAACGGCGTCGGCGTCGTCGCGCGAGTCGTCCCGCAGCTCGACCCCGCCGAGCTGTCGGGGACGGTCCTCGTCGTCGGCATCGCGAACTACTTCGGGTTCCAGGTGGCCGAGCACCGCAACCCCATCGACGACACGAAGCTGAACCGCGCGTACCCGGGTGACGCGCGCGGGTCGTCCTCGGAGCGCATCGCGCACGCGACGTTCGAGGCGGCGACGCGCGCGGACTACGTCCTCGACCTCCATCAGGGCTCGACGAGTCGGATGATAAACGAGGTGCGGGTGCGCTGCGGGCGCCACCACCGCCTCCACCGGAAGTGCCTCGAGCTCGCGAAGGTCTTCGACTGCGGCTACATCCTCGACCAGAAGGGCCCGGAGGGCCAGCTCGCGCGCGCCGCGCCCGACGAGGGCGTCCCGACCATCGACCCGGAGCTCGGCGGCGCGGTCGGGTGGGACGAGGAGTCCATCGAGTACGGCGTCCGGGGCGTCTTCAACGTCCTCACGCACTACGGTTTCCTCGACGGCGAGACGGAGGCGCGCCCGCAGACGCGCGCGCACGCCTTCGACCGCTACGGCGCGCCCTCGGGCGGCGTCGTCGACTACCGGGTCGACCTCGGCGAGGAAGTCGCGCGCGGCGACACGCTCTTTCGCGTGACGGACGTCTTCGGGCAGGTGAAAGCCGAGGTGTCGGCGGACAACGACGGCGTCTTCTGGCGCTCGCGGCGCCTCCCGCAGGTCGCGTCCGGCGAGTACGTCTGCTCGGTCGGCACGACCATCGACCAGTACTAG
- a CDS encoding DUF7511 domain-containing protein, producing the protein MTRGSVASAVPTGGDLRPTTETETWPEFDLTCRVEEYADGAECTVFPADADDDELVTTWLTAADDAFVDLESVR; encoded by the coding sequence ATGACTCGCGGGTCCGTCGCGAGCGCCGTCCCCACCGGCGGGGACCTGCGTCCCACGACCGAGACGGAGACCTGGCCGGAGTTCGACCTCACCTGTCGCGTCGAGGAGTACGCGGACGGTGCGGAGTGCACCGTCTTCCCCGCCGATGCGGACGACGACGAACTCGTCACCACGTGGCTCACCGCCGCCGACGACGCGTTCGTCGACCTCGAATCGGTCCGGTAA
- a CDS encoding tRNA(Ile)(2)-agmatinylcytidine synthase, protein MTTVGLDDTDSRTLGMCTTYVAARVARMLEERGHGVARVLLVRLNPAVEHKTRGNAALAIHTDAPADAAFAVARDAIEAAAAVADDRTNPGLVVAPGRPDDPDAVPDAVAAFARDAVRDHHDVADATALVETAGYRSAGWKNGRGRIGALAAVGAWRAFEDWTYEYISYREEPRWGTARDVDHDSVFAAADDAYPDAWDTVDRGEGEAVCVPHTPGPILHGIRGDDPEACRGLAAAVEAEPTDFARLFVTNQGTDAHLRDADALDALTDGRAYRVDGTVATAPETRRGGHVFFAVADDTGEIPCAAFEPTKRFRERVRDLREGDALTVCGEVSDGTLKLEKFALRERVTTAPATPVCPSCERTMESAGAGQGYRCRDCSTSAPGKVAEPIARDLDVGWYEVPPCARRHVARPLVRGSWDAPIHPER, encoded by the coding sequence GTGACGACGGTCGGTCTCGACGACACGGACTCGCGGACGCTCGGGATGTGCACGACGTACGTGGCGGCGCGGGTCGCGCGCATGCTCGAGGAGCGCGGCCACGGCGTCGCACGCGTCCTCCTCGTCCGCCTGAACCCCGCCGTCGAGCACAAGACGCGCGGGAACGCGGCGCTCGCGATTCACACGGACGCCCCGGCGGATGCGGCGTTCGCCGTCGCGCGCGACGCCATCGAGGCGGCCGCGGCGGTGGCCGACGACCGGACGAACCCCGGGCTCGTGGTCGCGCCCGGCCGACCGGACGACCCGGACGCCGTCCCGGACGCAGTCGCCGCGTTCGCGCGCGACGCGGTGCGCGACCACCACGACGTCGCGGACGCGACGGCGCTCGTCGAGACGGCGGGCTACCGCTCGGCCGGGTGGAAGAACGGCCGTGGGCGCATCGGCGCGCTCGCCGCCGTGGGCGCGTGGCGCGCGTTCGAGGACTGGACGTACGAGTACATCTCCTACCGCGAGGAGCCGCGCTGGGGGACGGCGCGCGACGTCGACCACGACTCGGTGTTCGCCGCGGCGGACGACGCCTACCCGGACGCGTGGGACACGGTCGACCGGGGGGAGGGCGAGGCGGTCTGCGTCCCGCACACGCCCGGCCCCATCCTCCACGGGATCCGCGGCGACGACCCCGAGGCCTGTCGCGGGCTCGCGGCCGCCGTTGAGGCCGAACCGACCGACTTCGCCCGGTTGTTCGTGACGAATCAGGGGACCGACGCCCACCTCCGCGACGCCGACGCGCTCGACGCGCTCACGGACGGCCGGGCGTACCGCGTCGACGGGACGGTCGCGACGGCCCCCGAGACGCGACGCGGCGGCCACGTCTTCTTCGCGGTCGCGGACGACACCGGCGAGATACCGTGCGCGGCGTTCGAGCCGACGAAGCGCTTCCGCGAGCGCGTGCGCGACCTCCGCGAGGGGGACGCCCTCACCGTCTGCGGGGAGGTGAGCGATGGGACGCTGAAGCTCGAGAAGTTCGCGCTCCGCGAGCGCGTGACGACGGCACCCGCGACGCCGGTCTGTCCGTCCTGCGAGCGGACGATGGAGTCCGCTGGCGCGGGCCAGGGCTACCGGTGCCGGGACTGCTCGACGAGCGCGCCCGGAAAGGTCGCGGAGCCGATCGCACGCGACCTCGACGTCGGCTGGTACGAGGTGCCGCCGTGCGCGCGCCGGCACGTCGCGCGCCCGCTCGTTCGCGGGTCGTGGGACGCCCCGATTCATCCCGAGCGCTGA